In Luteipulveratus mongoliensis, the DNA window GCCGACCGGGATGCGAGCACTCTCGTACGTGTCGAGATTGCCTCTCCCTGAACGGAATACGCCACGACAGGCTGCTCAGAAGCTGAGGCATCCGGCGATGTCTGCACACCCGCCGCAGCCGTCCGCGCACCCATCCGCGCCATCGAACAGGTCACCTGCCGACCCGACGAAGTCGCCGACGCCGGAGACCAAGCCGTCGACACCGCTGGTCACGCCGTCGATGAACCCGAAGTCGGCTGATCCCACCTGCCCCAGGCTCCCGATGCCGTCCACCACCGCCGAGACGTCGAACGCCGAGCCGGCCAGGTCCGCGAGATGACCGACCAGCTCCCACGCTGCGGGATCGCCGAGGCCGGCGGAGGCATCCCAGAGCTCGGACATCCGCTGCTGGTTGAGCACTCGGGAGATCACTTTCGCCCAGTGGTCCGCCAGGCCGAACACCATGGCGTACGGCAGGTATCGGGCGAACAGACCCGCCGCCTCCTCGACCCGGATCTGGCGGGCCTCTGCGGTCTCGAGGTACTTGCGGAAGCCGAGCGTCTGGACGCGCATCGCCGTCCCTTCGGCCGTGCGCGGCGTACGGCCACGACCCCAGATGGCCATCACCAGACCGGCCAGCAGCACGCCAGAGGGGAGCGCCCACCAGTACTCGGTCGCGTGTCGCTGGGCGTACGCGTAGAGGGCGAGCGCGAGAGCGCCTGCACCCACCATGGCCAGCATCCCGAGACAGCCGAGCACCGCGTTGCGAGAGCGCGGATGTTTGCGGTACCAACCGCGATCGACCACCTCGCGGTAGAGCCCGATCTGTGCCTCTCGCAACGAGATTCCGAGGTGGTGATGCAGCTCGGACATGCGCTGCACCGGGCCGGTGCGGAACAGTGCGTCGACGATCGCGCGCTCGGTCGGCGACAGCGCGTCCTGAGCGGGTGGGTTCAGACGTCGTAGCTCCCAGTCCTTACCGACTCTCGTGATGTCGAACCAGCGCCGAACCGAGAGGTCGACGACGAGCGAGCCCAGATCGCGCGGATCGGCAGAGCTGTCGATCAGCACACCCGCGATAGCGGGACTGACGCCGACCGGCGGATGGAACTGCACGGCGACGTTGCCAGACCATTCCTGACCGCCGCGGACCCGACGCCGACGCGGCGACTGCCCAGGCGCCGGTACGAGACCAGGCGTGAGGCCGACGTACTCAACATCTCTGCGCCGCCAGCGCATCCACATGACCAGCGCGATCGCCAGCAACGGCACGACGATGCCGATGACGATGTAGCCCAGGTCCTCGTCCCGCACGGTGGTGGTCACCCTGTCTCCCCTCTGACGGCGGAGACATACTGGCAGGCATGGGTCACACCACGAGCGCCGACCAGCCCCAGCCTGTGGACAAGGACCTGTCGGTCGGTCAGCCGCCCGCCTACGCCGCCGGAGTTCCGGCCGTGGTCCGCGCCCTGCGGATGTCCGTCGCTCAGATGGGAGTGGGGCGTGCGACGCGCACTCTGCTGCACGTCAACCAGCCGGACGGCTTCGACTGCCCGGGCTGCGCGTGGCCCGACCCGAGTGACACCCGTCGCGCGGAGTTCTGCGAGAACGGCGCGAAGGCGGTTGCCGAAGAAGCCACGACCCGTCGGGTAACGCCGGAGTTCTTCGCCGAGCACTCCATCGAGCAGCTGCGCGGCCGCTCCGACCACTGGCTCGGCTCGCAGGGGCGGCTCACGACGCCGATGCACCGGCCTGCCGGCGCTGACCATTACGTGCCCGTGTCCTGGGACGCGGCCCTCGACATCCTCGCGAATCACCTTCGCGCTCTTGATGATCCGGACGAAGCGGTCTTCTACACCTCAGGTCGCACCAGCAACGAGGCGGCGTTCGTCTACCAGCTGTTCGTCCGAGCCTTCGGGACCAACAACCTGCCGGACTGCTCCAACATGTGCCACGAGTCCTCGGGCTCGGCGCTCACCGAGACGATCGGTGTCGGCAAGGGCACCGTCTCCCTGGAGGACCTCGAGCAGGCCGAGCTGATCGTGATCGCCGGGCAGAACCCCGCCACCAACCACCCGCGCATGCTCAGCACCCTCGCCGCCGCCAAGGAGCGTGGCGCCGTCATCGTGGCGATCAACCCGCTGCCTGAGGTGGGGCTGAAGCAGTTCAAGGACCCGCAGACCGTCAAGGGTGTCGTCGGCGGGGGAGTGACGATGGCGGACGACTTCCTGCAGGTCCGGCTCGGAGGTGACCAGGCGCTGTTCCAGGCCGTCGGGCATCTCCTGCTTCAGCACGAGGCCTCGATCGACCACGACTTCGTCGCCGCGCACACGTCTGGCTTCGAGGCGTACGCCGCCGCTCGAGCCTCCCTGGACTGGCCCCTCACAGAGCGGGCGACCGGCCTGACACGGGCCGAGATCGAAGGGCTGGCACAGCGATTCATCGACTCGGGCGCCACTGTCGTCTGCTGGGCGATGGGGCTGACCCAGCACCGGCACAGCGTGCCGATGATCCGCGAGGTCGTGAATGTCCTTCTGCTGCAGGGCAATATCGGCCGACCGGGCGCCGGCGTGTGCCCCGTGCGCGGGCACTCCAACGTCCAGGGCGATCGCACCATGGGCATCTACGAGAAGCCTGCCGAGCCGTTCCTGGCCGCACTGGACCGCGAGTTCGCGATGACCTCACCTCGCGAGCACGGCCTCGATGTCGTCAACGCCATCCGGGCGTTCCGCGACCACCGCGCCAAGGTGTTCGTCGGTATGGGCGGCAACTTCGTCCGCGCGACGCCCGACACGGCGGTCACCGAGGACGCGCTGTCACAGGCCGACCTGACCGTGCATGTGTCGACCAAGCTCAACGGGTCGCACGCCGTCGTCGGACGGGAGGCCCTCATCCTGCCGACGCTGGGGCGTACCGAGCGCGACGACCAGGTCACCGGCCCGCAGCTGGTGACCGTCGAGGACTCGATGAGCATGGTGCATGCCTCCCACGGACGACTGAAGCCGGCGGCTCCGGGGCTGCTCAGCGAGGTCGCCATCGTCTGTGAGCTCGCCCGTCGGGTGCTCCCGGACGCTGGGATCGACTGGGTCGGGCTGCGCGGGGACTACCGCCGGATCCGTGGCCACATCGAGCAGGTCGTGCCCGGATTCGAGGAGTTCGAGAAGCGGATCACCGAGCCCGGCGGCTTCCGGCTGCCCAGCGGTGCGCGGGAGCGGGCGTTTGCGACGGCGACGTCACGGGCACAGTTCACGGTCAATGCGCTGCATGTCATCGACTGCCCACCCGGCCACCTGATCCTGCAGACCGTGCGCAGCCACGACCAGTACAACACCACGATCTACGGCCTGGACGACCACTACCGAGGGATCAAGCAAGGCCGGCGGGTCGTGCTGGTCAACCCTTCCGACCTCGAGGAGCTCGGCTTCGCCGACGGCGACCATGTCGACCTCGTGTCCGTCTGGCGCGACGCGGGGAGCGACCACGACCAGGAGAGGCGAGCCGTACGCTTCCGCGTCGTGGCGTACCCGACAGCACGAGGGTGCGCGGCGGCGTACTTCCCGGAGACCAACGTCCTTGTACCCCTCGACTCGACCGCCGAGATCAGCAACACCCCGGCGTCGAAGTCCGTCATCATCCGGCTCGAGGCCGCGTCCTCGACGACCGCACCGCAGCGCTGATGGGTCGGGTCACCGCGCGACGACCGGTGCTGCGGATCAACCTCGACGGGCAGGACCGTCGGCGGGCCGACACCGTCGCCTCCGAGGAGCCTCTGGAGATCCGCCTCGACGGGCAGGCCTTGACGGTCACGATGAGGACCCCGGGCCACGACCTCGAGCTGACGCACGGCTTGCTCCGTGCGGAGGGCATCATCTCCTCGGCCGCGGACATTGTGACGGCGCAGTACTGCGCGGGATCGACCACCGACGTCGACGGGCACGAGGCCAACACCTACAACCTGCTGGACGTGTCGCTGCGCGAGACGTCCGCAGCAGTGCCCGTCAGCGCCCAGCGGTCGCTGATGATGCACAGCGGCTGCGGTGTGTGCGGCAAGACCAGCATCGACGCACTGGAAGCCAGCCTGCCGACCCGGAATCTCCCTCAGGAGTCACTGACCGTGGCGCCGGCCGTCATCGCTGCCCTGCCCGACCGGCTCCGTGAGGCGCAGAGCGTGTTCGCCCGGACGGGAGGCACGCACGCGGCAGGCCTGTTCGACCTCGAGGGCCAGGCCCTCGTCGTACGCGAGGACGTGGGTCGGCACAACGCTGTCGACAAGGTGCTCGGCTGGGCCGTCATGCACGACCGGCCGGTGCACGAGACGATCCTGATGGTGTCA includes these proteins:
- the fdhD gene encoding formate dehydrogenase accessory sulfurtransferase FdhD; translation: MGRVTARRPVLRINLDGQDRRRADTVASEEPLEIRLDGQALTVTMRTPGHDLELTHGLLRAEGIISSAADIVTAQYCAGSTTDVDGHEANTYNLLDVSLRETSAAVPVSAQRSLMMHSGCGVCGKTSIDALEASLPTRNLPQESLTVAPAVIAALPDRLREAQSVFARTGGTHAAGLFDLEGQALVVREDVGRHNAVDKVLGWAVMHDRPVHETILMVSSRASFEIVQKAAMNAIPVLATVSAPSDLAVDTADRLGITLLGFVRGRSLNAYSHTHRLASSS
- a CDS encoding FdhF/YdeP family oxidoreductase, giving the protein MGHTTSADQPQPVDKDLSVGQPPAYAAGVPAVVRALRMSVAQMGVGRATRTLLHVNQPDGFDCPGCAWPDPSDTRRAEFCENGAKAVAEEATTRRVTPEFFAEHSIEQLRGRSDHWLGSQGRLTTPMHRPAGADHYVPVSWDAALDILANHLRALDDPDEAVFYTSGRTSNEAAFVYQLFVRAFGTNNLPDCSNMCHESSGSALTETIGVGKGTVSLEDLEQAELIVIAGQNPATNHPRMLSTLAAAKERGAVIVAINPLPEVGLKQFKDPQTVKGVVGGGVTMADDFLQVRLGGDQALFQAVGHLLLQHEASIDHDFVAAHTSGFEAYAAARASLDWPLTERATGLTRAEIEGLAQRFIDSGATVVCWAMGLTQHRHSVPMIREVVNVLLLQGNIGRPGAGVCPVRGHSNVQGDRTMGIYEKPAEPFLAALDREFAMTSPREHGLDVVNAIRAFRDHRAKVFVGMGGNFVRATPDTAVTEDALSQADLTVHVSTKLNGSHAVVGREALILPTLGRTERDDQVTGPQLVTVEDSMSMVHASHGRLKPAAPGLLSEVAIVCELARRVLPDAGIDWVGLRGDYRRIRGHIEQVVPGFEEFEKRITEPGGFRLPSGARERAFATATSRAQFTVNALHVIDCPPGHLILQTVRSHDQYNTTIYGLDDHYRGIKQGRRVVLVNPSDLEELGFADGDHVDLVSVWRDAGSDHDQERRAVRFRVVAYPTARGCAAAYFPETNVLVPLDSTAEISNTPASKSVIIRLEAASSTTAPQR
- a CDS encoding DUF2207 domain-containing protein; this translates as MTTTVRDEDLGYIVIGIVVPLLAIALVMWMRWRRRDVEYVGLTPGLVPAPGQSPRRRRVRGGQEWSGNVAVQFHPPVGVSPAIAGVLIDSSADPRDLGSLVVDLSVRRWFDITRVGKDWELRRLNPPAQDALSPTERAIVDALFRTGPVQRMSELHHHLGISLREAQIGLYREVVDRGWYRKHPRSRNAVLGCLGMLAMVGAGALALALYAYAQRHATEYWWALPSGVLLAGLVMAIWGRGRTPRTAEGTAMRVQTLGFRKYLETAEARQIRVEEAAGLFARYLPYAMVFGLADHWAKVISRVLNQQRMSELWDASAGLGDPAAWELVGHLADLAGSAFDVSAVVDGIGSLGQVGSADFGFIDGVTSGVDGLVSGVGDFVGSAGDLFDGADGCADGCGGCADIAGCLSF